A single Candidatus Fermentibacter sp. DNA region contains:
- a CDS encoding efflux RND transporter permease subunit, which produces MSLPALAINRRVTFLMVFLLMTGAGVFGITQLGLDYLPKADLGQVMIITALPGSGPEEVETLVSEVLEDAVSGVEDVDCVESESRASLSTVTVDASLGADIDQVLDDVKEAVDRSQTLLPANATDPVVFALESSMKPLMIVSFSSQTLSSAGLRRLVEDEVQPVLSRVGGVASADISGGEVRSINVTVDPVLTWERGISIAQIYGVLSAVDADQPGGNLEAGGLDISISVRSGFHSLDQIRELVVGAHGGVPVRLGDVALVEDGFEDPSSISSLDGANTIMLVFRKSADANTVNTCRSLEAEVERISASYTGQFETGIVYSQEDYVKSSMNSLLETGIQAMVLAAVVLLLFLGSPANAGIVSISMPLSFITTFAFMYAFGVNLNIISLAGLSIAIGMILDNSVVVLENIHRLRKDGAGVREGSEKGATQVGMAVAASTLTTVAVFIPMLFVKGLTGQVFRDLSITIVCALMISLFNSMTFVPLLAGMSTRIVKTHRKGSPLQKVQDLIQALEEKYAGWLSWCLAHRRLTLLPTVGAFLGSMLLVGRIPTSFIPDVQEGMMTITASAPPGTGLDVTDSLAMVMVDSIEGVFTPGDLVHTSMTVGRSAGISAAFGADAPNRIDLVFYFAPEKDLTRQVDDYQEPVREVLDAVPGLTYTLTTGMGFSTGNPIQIAIYGSDLEDLLARGATLKAELERIPGTIDHESSLDEWVDLMRFTPDPAVMSQRGANPAAIAAEVTLGVMGLDASTYYEGDEDLDVHLAFDDRAVSSRERILGLPVSGAPLESWGTLSTDLVPNMIWHRDRSRSVLVSCGIEGRALGDVGGDVYAMMDTLDLGGARWELLGDIPDQKESFSSMAIAISVAIFLVFLVMAVQFESLKEPFLLIFEIPMAMIGVILVHVLTGMTLGLTSLIGILMLAGIVVNNGIVLVDFANQEMRSQGLSPVEAVLDAGRKRMRPILMTASTTVFAMLPLALMSTGSSGLWSPMARTVVGGMVVATPLTLLILPVMYVLMAERKNRGKAAGDA; this is translated from the coding sequence ATGAGCCTCCCGGCGCTGGCGATAAACCGCAGGGTGACTTTCCTGATGGTGTTCCTGCTGATGACTGGCGCAGGCGTGTTCGGCATCACGCAGCTCGGCCTCGACTACCTCCCCAAGGCCGACCTGGGACAGGTGATGATCATCACCGCCCTGCCCGGCAGCGGACCCGAGGAGGTGGAGACCCTCGTCTCCGAGGTGCTGGAGGATGCGGTCAGCGGCGTGGAGGACGTGGACTGCGTGGAATCCGAGAGCAGGGCGTCCCTGAGCACCGTGACGGTGGATGCGTCTCTCGGGGCGGACATCGACCAGGTGCTGGACGACGTGAAGGAGGCGGTGGACAGGAGCCAGACACTCCTGCCCGCAAATGCGACGGACCCCGTGGTCTTCGCCCTCGAGAGCAGCATGAAGCCCCTGATGATCGTTAGCTTCTCGAGCCAGACCCTGTCCAGCGCCGGGCTCCGCCGCCTGGTGGAGGACGAGGTGCAGCCGGTGCTGAGCCGCGTGGGCGGCGTGGCCTCGGCGGACATCTCGGGCGGCGAGGTGCGCAGCATCAACGTCACGGTCGACCCCGTCCTGACATGGGAGCGCGGGATATCCATCGCGCAGATCTACGGAGTGCTGTCCGCGGTGGACGCCGACCAGCCCGGCGGCAACCTCGAGGCCGGCGGGCTCGACATCTCCATCAGCGTGCGCAGCGGCTTCCACAGCCTCGACCAGATCCGGGAGCTCGTGGTCGGTGCCCACGGAGGCGTGCCGGTGCGCCTGGGCGACGTGGCGCTCGTCGAGGACGGCTTCGAGGACCCATCGAGCATCTCTTCGCTCGATGGCGCCAACACCATCATGCTCGTGTTCCGCAAGAGCGCCGACGCGAACACCGTGAACACCTGCCGGAGCCTGGAGGCCGAGGTGGAGCGGATCTCGGCGTCCTACACCGGCCAGTTCGAGACCGGCATCGTCTACAGCCAGGAGGACTACGTGAAGTCCTCCATGAATTCGCTGCTGGAGACCGGGATACAGGCGATGGTGCTGGCCGCCGTAGTCCTGCTGCTGTTCCTGGGTTCGCCCGCGAACGCCGGCATCGTGAGCATCTCGATGCCGCTGTCCTTCATCACCACGTTCGCGTTCATGTACGCCTTCGGGGTGAACCTCAACATCATCTCCCTCGCAGGCCTCTCGATCGCGATCGGGATGATCCTGGACAACTCCGTGGTCGTGCTCGAGAACATCCACAGGCTGCGCAAGGATGGCGCCGGCGTGAGGGAGGGTTCGGAGAAGGGCGCCACCCAGGTCGGGATGGCGGTGGCCGCCTCGACCCTGACCACCGTGGCGGTGTTCATCCCCATGCTCTTCGTGAAAGGCCTGACGGGCCAGGTCTTCAGGGACCTCTCCATAACGATAGTCTGCGCCCTGATGATAAGCCTCTTCAACAGCATGACCTTCGTGCCCCTCCTGGCCGGGATGTCCACGAGGATAGTCAAGACGCACCGGAAGGGCTCGCCTCTCCAGAAGGTCCAGGATCTGATCCAGGCGCTGGAGGAGAAGTACGCCGGCTGGCTCTCGTGGTGCCTCGCGCACAGGAGGCTCACCCTCCTCCCGACCGTGGGGGCCTTCCTCGGCTCGATGCTGCTCGTCGGGCGCATACCGACCTCCTTCATCCCCGACGTCCAGGAGGGCATGATGACCATCACGGCCTCCGCACCCCCCGGAACGGGCCTGGACGTGACGGACAGCCTGGCCATGGTGATGGTCGATTCGATCGAGGGGGTCTTCACGCCAGGCGACCTCGTCCATACCAGCATGACCGTGGGCAGGAGCGCGGGGATCTCCGCGGCGTTCGGGGCCGACGCACCCAACCGCATCGATCTCGTCTTCTACTTCGCCCCGGAGAAGGACCTCACCAGGCAGGTGGACGACTACCAGGAGCCCGTGAGGGAGGTGCTCGACGCCGTGCCCGGCCTGACCTACACGCTGACCACGGGCATGGGGTTCAGCACCGGCAACCCGATACAGATCGCCATCTACGGCAGCGACCTCGAGGACCTGCTCGCGAGGGGAGCGACCCTGAAGGCGGAACTCGAGCGCATCCCGGGCACGATCGACCACGAGTCGAGCCTCGACGAGTGGGTGGACCTCATGCGCTTCACACCCGATCCCGCGGTAATGTCGCAGAGGGGGGCCAACCCCGCGGCCATTGCGGCCGAGGTGACTCTGGGGGTGATGGGTCTCGACGCCTCCACGTACTACGAGGGCGACGAGGATCTCGACGTGCATCTCGCCTTCGACGACCGGGCGGTCTCGAGCCGCGAGCGCATCCTGGGCCTCCCCGTGTCGGGGGCGCCGCTGGAGAGCTGGGGCACGCTCTCGACCGACCTCGTGCCCAACATGATCTGGCACAGGGACAGGAGCAGGAGCGTGCTCGTGTCGTGCGGGATAGAGGGCAGGGCCCTGGGCGACGTTGGGGGGGACGTATACGCGATGATGGACACGCTCGACCTGGGCGGCGCGAGATGGGAGCTGCTCGGCGACATCCCCGACCAGAAGGAGTCCTTCTCGAGCATGGCCATAGCCATATCCGTGGCGATCTTCCTGGTCTTCCTCGTGATGGCGGTGCAGTTCGAGTCGCTCAAGGAGCCGTTCCTCCTGATCTTCGAGATACCGATGGCCATGATCGGCGTCATCCTGGTGCACGTGCTGACCGGGATGACCCTTGGCCTCACCTCGCTGATCGGCATCCTGATGCTCGCGGGCATCGTGGTGAACAACGGGATCGTGCTCGTCGACTTCGCCAACCAGGAGATGCGCTCACAGGGTCTCTCCCCCGTGGAGGCCGTGCTCGACGCCGGCAGGAAGAGGATGAGGCCCATCCTGATGACGGCGAGCACGACCGTGTTCGCAATGCTGCCCCTGGCGCTGATGTCCACCGGCAGCTCCGGCCTGTGGTCGCCCATGGCGCGGACGGTCGTGGGCGGGATGGTCGTGGCCACGCCGCTGACGCTGCTGATCCTGCCGGTGATGTACGTGCTCATGGCGGAGCGCAAGAACCGTGGAAAGGCGGCCGGCGATGCCTGA
- a CDS encoding efflux RND transporter periplasmic adaptor subunit: MPDRTGICAALILVCACGGRSPGTGDATAVTVPSDAAPEEHGTVSASVRVEACDEALLFGSGRVTGVFVEEGDSVSAGQVLVGLSGDALVDGAVAAGFSGVEAARVEASNAEAAYRRCSELFEAGALSSEQMEGAETAMLASRSTLQAARADLYGALSGRSASTVDAPFDGVVGRVWASEGLMAGPEPLVMVTGGCGFVLRALLPERYIGSFEIGDPAGFETTALPGEVYGGVVTSVSPAIDPVTGLLPLTVTLDDSSGTLFPGIYGTVRIDPGWEGDER, from the coding sequence ATGCCTGACAGGACGGGGATCTGCGCGGCACTGATCCTTGTGTGCGCATGCGGAGGCCGCAGCCCCGGGACCGGTGACGCAACGGCGGTTACGGTGCCTTCGGACGCCGCTCCGGAAGAACACGGCACGGTCTCTGCCAGCGTGCGCGTGGAGGCCTGCGACGAGGCGCTCCTGTTCGGCTCGGGCCGGGTGACCGGGGTCTTCGTGGAGGAGGGCGACTCCGTCTCGGCGGGCCAGGTCCTGGTCGGCCTGTCGGGAGATGCTCTCGTTGACGGAGCGGTGGCCGCCGGGTTTTCCGGAGTCGAGGCAGCCAGGGTCGAGGCTTCCAACGCGGAGGCAGCGTACAGGCGCTGCTCCGAGCTCTTCGAGGCAGGGGCGCTCAGCAGCGAGCAGATGGAGGGCGCAGAGACGGCCATGCTGGCTTCCCGGTCCACCCTCCAGGCGGCGAGGGCCGACCTGTACGGCGCGCTCTCCGGCCGCAGCGCATCCACGGTCGATGCGCCGTTCGACGGCGTGGTCGGGCGGGTGTGGGCTAGCGAGGGTCTGATGGCCGGCCCCGAACCCCTCGTGATGGTCACGGGCGGATGTGGATTCGTGCTCCGCGCTCTTCTGCCCGAGAGATACATCGGATCCTTCGAGATCGGAGATCCCGCCGGGTTCGAGACGACTGCGCTGCCGGGGGAGGTCTACGGGGGGGTCGTGACCTCCGTGTCGCCGGCGATAGATCCGGTCACCGGCCTGCTCCCGCTGACTGTCACTCTCGACGACTCTTCGGGCACGCTCTTCCCGGGCATCTACGGCACGGTCAGGATCGATCCGGGATGGGAGGGGGACGAGCGGTGA
- a CDS encoding C10 family peptidase, which yields MIQYAKLLMLAGAAMAVAAAPVTPADAGLAANHRLERDGMAGSFTIDGVSGLTGNDGTMLAYVFDLSPSGYVVVSADDAMPPVPAYSYSSDFGSGEGQTFGMSDLLAMDIENRMACAGMISEEAALANARSWEAATSGLVDPGFPVMLEQWPAAGTTPTGGWLWENWTQGSPYNAYCPMDLTSSSRSVAGCPAVAMGMIVDNLETTNSTRFSDSDDYHHVYLENYWIDDDCVAHDFPDWSELNDMLDILDTHYEQSTPLTNSDKAALVFACGSACKQVYSASGSGTFGVGQAHDAYTRFGFENCELLDAESDSLFEKLSQNMMDALPAHLAIVDAAWQYGHNIVVDGYNTDDYYHFNFGWGGSTNGWYQFPLSGMPYQMNIIEGLILNIYLDSTGIDPADPDASVSLSCPSNPCPSTPSVSVELARPGNVAVRVFGIDGRLEGILVDGSLGAGSHALAWPGSLPSGVYIVRADAGSSSDTLRLVVLE from the coding sequence GTGATCCAATACGCGAAGTTGCTGATGCTGGCCGGGGCTGCCATGGCGGTCGCCGCCGCCCCGGTGACACCCGCGGATGCCGGGCTGGCTGCGAACCACAGACTCGAGCGGGACGGCATGGCCGGCTCCTTCACGATCGATGGTGTATCCGGGCTTACGGGCAATGACGGTACGATGCTCGCGTATGTGTTCGACCTCTCCCCGTCGGGCTACGTGGTGGTCTCGGCTGATGACGCCATGCCTCCAGTGCCGGCCTACTCCTACTCCTCGGATTTCGGCAGCGGCGAGGGGCAGACGTTCGGCATGTCCGACCTCCTGGCGATGGACATCGAGAACAGGATGGCCTGCGCCGGGATGATCTCCGAAGAGGCGGCCCTGGCGAACGCCCGCTCGTGGGAGGCCGCGACGTCCGGTCTCGTCGATCCGGGATTCCCGGTGATGCTCGAGCAGTGGCCGGCGGCTGGCACCACTCCCACCGGGGGCTGGCTCTGGGAGAACTGGACCCAGGGCTCCCCATACAACGCCTACTGTCCCATGGATCTGACCTCGAGCTCCAGGAGCGTGGCGGGATGCCCCGCAGTGGCGATGGGCATGATAGTCGACAACCTGGAGACGACCAACTCCACGCGGTTCTCCGACTCGGACGACTACCACCACGTATACCTCGAGAACTACTGGATCGACGACGACTGCGTTGCACACGACTTCCCTGACTGGTCCGAGCTCAACGACATGCTCGACATCCTCGACACCCACTACGAGCAGTCCACGCCCCTCACCAACTCCGACAAGGCCGCCCTCGTGTTCGCTTGCGGGTCGGCCTGCAAGCAGGTCTATTCCGCCTCGGGCTCGGGCACCTTCGGCGTGGGGCAGGCCCACGACGCATACACCAGGTTCGGGTTCGAGAACTGCGAACTGCTCGATGCGGAATCCGACAGCCTGTTCGAGAAGCTGTCCCAGAACATGATGGACGCCCTACCGGCCCATCTCGCGATAGTCGACGCCGCATGGCAGTACGGGCACAACATCGTGGTGGACGGCTACAACACCGACGACTACTACCACTTCAATTTCGGCTGGGGCGGCTCCACGAACGGCTGGTACCAGTTCCCGCTCAGCGGCATGCCCTACCAGATGAACATCATCGAGGGGCTGATCCTGAACATCTACCTCGACTCCACGGGCATCGATCCGGCCGATCCCGATGCATCGGTGTCGCTGTCGTGCCCGTCCAACCCGTGCCCGTCGACCCCGTCGGTTTCGGTAGAGCTCGCACGGCCCGGAAACGTGGCCGTGAGGGTGTTCGGAATCGACGGAAGGCTCGAAGGCATCCTCGTCGACGGCAGCCTCGGAGCCGGCAGCCATGCGCTGGCCTGGCCGGGCAGCCTGCCTTCGGGGGTCTACATCGTGAGGGCCGACGCCGGCTCCTCCTCCGACACGCTCAGGCTGGTGGTGCTGGAATAG
- a CDS encoding DNA-3-methyladenine glycosylase I, producing MDLAKPLYVDYHDREWGVPVHDDRLWFEFLALESAQAGLSWYTVLRKRENYRTALDGFDPGMIASYDSKRIEGLLQDPGLIRNRAKMNAIVGNARCFLAVREEFGSFDSYIWRFTGGRPIVHEIRGPGDYRATSPESDALSADLRARGFGFVGSTICYAHMQATGMVNDHALGCFRRGEIMAGY from the coding sequence GTGGACCTCGCGAAACCGCTCTACGTCGATTACCACGACAGGGAGTGGGGAGTCCCGGTCCACGACGACAGGCTCTGGTTCGAGTTCCTCGCCCTCGAGAGCGCGCAGGCCGGCCTGAGCTGGTACACCGTGCTCCGCAAGCGCGAGAACTACCGCACGGCCCTGGACGGATTCGATCCCGGGATGATCGCCAGCTACGACTCGAAGAGGATCGAGGGTCTGCTCCAGGATCCCGGCCTGATCCGGAACAGGGCGAAGATGAACGCGATAGTCGGGAATGCCCGGTGCTTCCTGGCGGTCCGGGAGGAGTTCGGGTCGTTCGACTCCTACATCTGGCGCTTCACCGGCGGGCGGCCGATCGTGCACGAGATAAGGGGCCCGGGCGACTACAGGGCGACGAGCCCCGAATCGGATGCGCTCAGCGCAGACCTGAGGGCGCGTGGCTTCGGATTCGTCGGCTCGACGATCTGCTATGCCCACATGCAGGCCACCGGGATGGTGAACGACCATGCCCTGGGCTGCTTCAGGCGCGGCGAGATAATGGCGGGATACTAG
- a CDS encoding hydrogenase maturation nickel metallochaperone HypA, translating into MHELSVASEILDVVEEALGHRESLRAVDLVLGPLSGVSAEALDFCFTEMASQRGFGRPVLRIRPTVAVVKCAECGASYEASDLAACCPACGGVFKQVLSGRECSVESIETSQAGPS; encoded by the coding sequence TTGCACGAACTGTCGGTAGCTTCCGAAATCCTGGACGTGGTCGAGGAGGCGCTCGGGCACAGGGAGAGCCTGAGGGCGGTCGACCTCGTGCTGGGGCCGCTCTCGGGCGTCTCCGCGGAGGCGCTCGATTTCTGTTTCACCGAGATGGCCTCACAGCGCGGTTTCGGGCGGCCGGTGCTCAGGATCAGGCCGACCGTTGCAGTGGTGAAGTGCGCGGAATGCGGCGCATCGTATGAGGCCTCGGACCTCGCGGCCTGCTGCCCGGCCTGCGGCGGGGTGTTCAAGCAGGTGCTGTCCGGCCGCGAGTGCTCCGTGGAGAGCATCGAGACGTCACAGGCCGGCCCGAGCTAG
- a CDS encoding HypC/HybG/HupF family hydrogenase formation chaperone produces the protein MCLGVPGEIVEISGDDQISRTARVSFDGVIRVVSLAGIPEAVVGDYVIVHAGFALNRLDRAEAARVMELIDALRACPGETQP, from the coding sequence ATGTGTCTGGGAGTTCCCGGTGAGATCGTCGAGATCTCGGGGGACGACCAGATTTCCCGCACCGCCAGGGTCAGCTTCGACGGAGTCATCCGGGTGGTCTCCCTCGCAGGCATCCCCGAAGCCGTCGTCGGTGACTACGTGATAGTCCACGCAGGGTTCGCGCTGAACAGGCTCGACAGGGCCGAGGCCGCCAGGGTGATGGAACTCATCGACGCACTCCGGGCCTGCCCCGGGGAAACCCAGCCGTGA
- the hypD gene encoding hydrogenase formation protein HypD, translating into MKLLEEYRDPATVRLLADAVARIATKPWRLMEVCGGQTHSILENGIDSLLPDAITLVHGPGCPVCVTPACSIDTAAGIACRHEAVVCTFGDMLRVPGAATDLMTARSAGGDVRIVYSPMDALGMARSDPSREYVLFAVGFETTVPVTATAVLRARASGTGNFTVLNAHVRVPPALEWILRMPDCAVDGVLAAGHVCAVTGYEEYEPMAARHSTPIVVTGFEPVDILQGILMCISMLEAGEARVENQYARVVCREGNPAAMAMAREVFEHADADWRGLGVIPGGGWAFREDFRSFDAASRFGAVPDPPDPGDGICMAAKVLTGVLEPTCCPAFGRECTPGSPLGAPMVSSEGACAAYFRYRGGGR; encoded by the coding sequence GTGAAACTCCTCGAGGAATACAGGGATCCCGCGACGGTCCGCCTCCTGGCAGACGCAGTCGCACGCATCGCTACGAAGCCGTGGAGGCTCATGGAGGTGTGCGGGGGGCAGACCCATTCGATCCTGGAGAACGGGATCGACTCCCTCCTCCCCGATGCGATCACCCTCGTCCACGGGCCCGGCTGCCCTGTCTGCGTCACGCCGGCCTGCTCCATCGACACGGCCGCGGGCATCGCCTGCAGGCACGAAGCGGTTGTCTGCACCTTCGGCGACATGCTGCGCGTTCCCGGGGCCGCCACGGACCTGATGACGGCCCGGTCGGCCGGGGGGGACGTACGGATCGTCTACTCGCCCATGGACGCCCTGGGGATGGCCCGGTCGGATCCCTCCCGCGAGTACGTCCTCTTCGCCGTGGGTTTCGAGACCACCGTGCCGGTGACAGCCACCGCAGTCCTCCGGGCGCGCGCCTCGGGAACCGGCAATTTCACCGTTCTGAACGCGCACGTAAGGGTGCCCCCCGCGCTCGAATGGATACTCAGGATGCCGGACTGCGCCGTGGACGGCGTGCTGGCGGCCGGACACGTCTGCGCCGTCACCGGATACGAGGAGTACGAACCCATGGCGGCCAGGCACTCCACGCCCATCGTCGTCACGGGGTTCGAGCCGGTCGACATCCTTCAGGGCATCCTGATGTGCATCTCCATGCTCGAGGCGGGGGAGGCCCGCGTGGAGAACCAGTATGCGAGGGTTGTCTGCAGGGAGGGGAACCCCGCCGCCATGGCCATGGCCCGGGAGGTCTTCGAGCATGCTGACGCCGACTGGAGGGGGCTCGGAGTGATCCCCGGGGGCGGATGGGCCTTCAGGGAGGATTTCAGGAGCTTCGACGCCGCATCGAGGTTCGGAGCCGTTCCGGACCCCCCCGATCCCGGGGACGGGATCTGCATGGCCGCGAAGGTGCTCACCGGAGTCCTCGAACCGACGTGCTGTCCGGCATTCGGACGGGAGTGCACGCCCGGCAGCCCGCTCGGCGCCCCGATGGTCTCTTCGGAGGGCGCCTGCGCGGCATACTTCAGATACAGGGGAGGTGGCCGGTGA
- the hypE gene encoding hydrogenase expression/formation protein HypE: MDRDSVDHSGGFSCPVPLSRHAVVTMAHGGGGTIMKRLVDGFVEAFGGPAPGDRHDGAVLELNGGRIAFTTDSYVIDPIFFPGGDIGSLAVHGTVNDLAVCGARPLWLSAGLILGEGFPLDSLKRVVESMADAARRCGVSFVTGDTKVVGHPGCDGIYVNTAGIGAVPPGVDVRPANVRPGDGIVVSGDIGRHGMAIMCAREGIGLETDIVSDSAPIHGMVGSILESGIPVRCMRDLTRGGLAAALSEIASDSATDFVIEESSVPVNGQVRAACELLGFDPLHVANEGRFVTFVPGGMAADLVRLMASFDPESTPACIGTVAGEGTGAVTLRSSLGTRRPMSVLSGEQLPRIC, from the coding sequence ATGGACCGCGATTCCGTGGATCATTCCGGCGGTTTCTCGTGCCCCGTGCCGCTCTCGCGCCATGCGGTGGTCACCATGGCCCACGGCGGCGGCGGCACCATCATGAAGAGGCTGGTCGACGGATTCGTCGAAGCCTTCGGAGGCCCCGCCCCCGGAGACAGGCACGACGGAGCGGTGCTCGAGCTGAACGGAGGCCGGATAGCCTTCACCACGGACAGCTATGTCATCGACCCCATCTTCTTCCCGGGCGGAGACATCGGATCGCTGGCAGTCCACGGCACGGTCAACGACCTGGCGGTCTGCGGAGCCAGACCGCTCTGGCTGAGCGCAGGCCTGATTCTCGGCGAGGGCTTCCCCCTAGACAGCCTGAAGCGTGTGGTGGAGTCGATGGCGGATGCGGCCCGCAGGTGCGGGGTGAGTTTCGTGACCGGCGATACCAAGGTCGTGGGACATCCCGGTTGTGACGGCATCTACGTCAACACCGCCGGCATCGGGGCCGTGCCTCCCGGAGTGGACGTGCGCCCCGCGAACGTGCGGCCCGGCGACGGCATCGTGGTCAGCGGCGACATCGGCAGGCACGGGATGGCCATCATGTGCGCGAGGGAGGGCATCGGCCTGGAGACGGACATAGTGAGCGACTCGGCCCCGATTCACGGAATGGTCGGGAGTATCCTCGAATCCGGCATCCCCGTCCGGTGCATGAGGGACCTGACGAGGGGAGGCCTCGCTGCCGCTCTTTCGGAGATCGCATCCGATTCTGCCACGGATTTCGTCATCGAGGAGTCCTCCGTGCCGGTGAACGGGCAGGTGCGCGCCGCGTGCGAGCTGCTCGGCTTCGATCCTCTGCACGTAGCGAACGAGGGGCGCTTCGTGACGTTCGTTCCGGGAGGCATGGCCGCTGATCTGGTGCGGCTCATGGCCTCCTTCGACCCCGAAAGCACGCCTGCATGCATCGGAACGGTCGCCGGGGAGGGGACGGGCGCTGTCACGTTGAGGAGTTCCCTGGGAACAAGGAGGCCGATGTCGGTGTTGAGTGGTGAGCAGCTTCCGCGGATTTGTTGA
- a CDS encoding roadblock/LC7 domain-containing protein, which produces MSDTSRILKELVDVQGINVAVCVGRDGFVIDAASTGNADADAIGAMVSTGMGSAESVGRELGVGEMAQAMMEYEKGIVVLSALGTDALLAVVASSDANLGNVRLQVKRRTADLVKSLS; this is translated from the coding sequence GTGAGCGACACTTCCCGGATCCTCAAGGAACTCGTCGACGTCCAGGGCATCAATGTAGCCGTCTGCGTGGGTCGCGACGGCTTCGTCATCGATGCCGCCTCCACCGGGAACGCTGATGCCGATGCCATCGGCGCGATGGTCTCCACGGGAATGGGCTCCGCCGAGAGCGTCGGCCGCGAGCTTGGCGTCGGCGAGATGGCCCAGGCCATGATGGAGTACGAGAAGGGCATAGTCGTCCTTTCCGCCCTCGGAACCGACGCTCTGCTCGCAGTCGTCGCATCGAGCGACGCCAACCTGGGCAACGTGCGTCTCCAGGTTAAGCGCCGCACGGCGGACCTGGTCAAGAGCCTGAGCTAG
- a CDS encoding roadblock/LC7 domain-containing protein has product MVGATGALISLLISREGVCLSQAGELTSLNTTALAALVAGMFAATKEVATIVGENQFSILLQQGDRRHIHISLVGKRSMMVIVFEDYTRIGKVRIEAKKAGEAISRILEMPVEKTPDEEGEIYLPRFKEYALNLVDRIFRVDEEDDGAHQL; this is encoded by the coding sequence ATGGTTGGCGCGACCGGGGCCCTCATAAGCCTGCTCATTTCCAGAGAAGGCGTCTGTCTGAGCCAGGCCGGCGAGCTGACGTCGCTGAACACGACCGCGCTCGCCGCCCTGGTCGCAGGCATGTTCGCGGCCACCAAGGAAGTGGCCACCATCGTGGGCGAGAACCAGTTCTCGATCCTTCTCCAGCAGGGTGACAGGCGGCATATCCACATCTCCCTGGTGGGGAAGAGGTCGATGATGGTCATCGTCTTCGAGGACTACACCAGGATAGGGAAGGTCCGGATAGAGGCCAAGAAGGCAGGCGAGGCCATATCCAGGATCCTCGAGATGCCGGTCGAGAAGACACCCGACGAGGAAGGCGAGATCTACCTGCCCCGCTTCAAGGAGTACGCGCTCAACCTGGTGGACAGGATCTTCCGGGTAGACGAAGAGGACGATGGCGCACATCAGCTCTGA
- a CDS encoding GTPase domain-containing protein: protein MAHISSENQQIVFKLVYFGPGMSGKTTNLHWIHAQLAEKYRGELLVLDTEKERTLFFDFFPVSLGRVENYAIKFHLYTIPGQIHYEASRRLILEGADGVAFIADSRMGHLEKNIQSYRMMIDNMIDLRIPVDDFPVVLQYNKRDLEPLIELGSIERELGLSPGIPAIEAVASEGRGVMQTLRLLSMEVIRKFQL from the coding sequence ATGGCGCACATCAGCTCTGAGAACCAGCAGATAGTCTTCAAGCTCGTCTATTTCGGACCGGGCATGAGCGGCAAGACCACCAATCTCCACTGGATCCACGCCCAGCTCGCCGAGAAGTACCGGGGCGAACTGCTCGTGCTCGACACAGAGAAGGAACGGACGCTCTTCTTCGATTTCTTCCCCGTGTCGCTCGGAAGGGTCGAGAACTACGCGATCAAGTTCCACCTCTACACCATCCCGGGGCAGATACACTACGAGGCCAGCCGCCGACTGATCCTCGAAGGCGCCGATGGAGTGGCCTTCATAGCCGATTCGCGCATGGGCCATCTCGAGAAGAACATCCAGAGCTACAGGATGATGATCGACAACATGATCGATCTGCGGATCCCGGTCGATGACTTCCCGGTGGTGCTCCAGTACAACAAGCGCGACCTGGAACCCCTGATCGAGCTGGGCAGCATCGAGAGGGAGCTGGGTCTCTCCCCGGGCATCCCTGCGATAGAGGCCGTGGCGAGCGAGGGCAGGGGGGTAATGCAGACCCTCCGGCTGCTGAGCATGGAAGTCATCAGGAAGTTCCAGCTCTAG